A window of the Diorhabda carinulata isolate Delta chromosome 1, icDioCari1.1, whole genome shotgun sequence genome harbors these coding sequences:
- the LOC130896373 gene encoding protein rolling stone-like encodes MGPFLRKHLTVKNFYPIHDDPTIFITCQWQKDRTKPNLLYLLYRTIVMLIFFVTWIYSIIVESGAGKYPIFLTNWGYTGCTIQSLLAFFMLSTAVLAIYFQNMVKLHKVVLKLYPIYWLLNTVTTPTAFAITTVYWSILFDGNSQYRVMNYFVHGNNSVMMFLDLCMVSHPIRFLHVIYTIVLGLTYVLFTLIYYLAGGTGYGGARYIYSIVDWSKPSQTIGVCLGVIMFQVVLHMVIILISFVRMSIAKKFRSKQFDISIKETKRQTSFVNEAMLSNVV; translated from the exons ATGGGTCCATTTTTACGGAAACACTTAACAGTCAAGAATTTTTATCCAATACATGATGATCCCACAATATTTATAACTTGCCAA tgGCAAAAAGATAGAACTAAACCGAACCTACTGTATCTTCTGTACAGAACAATAGTGATGCTTATATTCTTTGTAACTTGGATTTATTCGATAATAGTGGAAAGTGGAGCTGGGAAATATCCTATATTTCTGACAAATTGGGGGTATACAGGCTGCACCATCCAGTCGTTATTAGCGTTTTTCATGTTATCAACGGCTGTCCTagcaatatattttcaaaatatggtaAAATTACACAAGGTGGTATTAAAACTGTACCCAATTTACTGGTTGTTGAATACAGTAACAACACCTACTGCTTTCGCAATTACAACTGTCTACTGGAGTATTTTATTTGAtg GCAACAGCCAATATCGTGTTATGAACTACTTTGTTCACGGTAATAATTCAGTAATGATGTTTTTGGATTTATGTATGGTGTCCCACCCGATAAGATTCCTACATGTTATTTATACAATAGTACTAGGATTGACTTACGTACTTTTTACTTTAATTTACTATCTCGCAGGAGGCACTGGCTa tgGCGGTGCGAGATATATATACAGCATAGTTGATTGGTCGAAGCCAAGCCAGACAATAGGTGTATGTCTTGGTGTAATTATGTTCCAGGTCGTTCTTCATATGGTTATTATTCTGATTTCTTTCGTCAGAATGTCTATTGCAAAAAAATTCCGTAGTAAACAATTCGACATATCCATAAAGGAAACAAAGAGGCAGACTTCGTTTGTAAATGAAGCAATGCTAAGTAATGTAGTTTGA
- the LOC130903937 gene encoding uncharacterized protein LOC130903937 codes for MAATSVVVLDRGNNTTCTINLHGATVVSWRVNNQEQLFVSKQAVFDGKKAIRGGIPFVFPQFGPWNFGPQHGFARIVRWNLEKAPERLPSGDVEAVFSIMDTDFTRSMWNYPFRLTYRLILREKELHFNIAVYNPSKDLTFSFNMLLHTYFKVPDVRRCQITGLQGCTFVDKTREGAIYQEARDVVTIGEWTDKIYQNTPQEHIITNVVSGRKMRIQKYNFPDTVIWNPWVDQAKDMSDFGDDEYPNMVCVEAGHVSSPVILLPGTAFEASQILQVM; via the exons ATGGCAGCTACTAGTGTGGTAGTCTTAGATAGGGGAAATAATACTACCTGCACTATTAATCTACATG gtGCCACTGTTGTTTCATGGAGAGTTAATAATCAAGAACAACTATTTGTAAG caAACAAGCAGTGTTTGATGGCAAAAAGGCAATAAGAGGTGGCATACCATTTGTTTTTC CTCAATTTGGACCGTGGAATTTTGGTCCACAACATGGTTTTGCTAGAATTGTTAGATGGAACTTAGAAAAAGCACCTGAAAGACTGCCAAGTGGAGATGTAGAGGCTGTATTTTCTATTATGGACACAGATTTTACTAGATCCATGTGGAATTATCC GTTTCGACTGACTTATAGACTGATACTCCGAGAAAAAGAATTACACTTCAATATTGCTGTATATAACCCAAGTAAAGACTTGACATTCAGTTTTAATATGTTGCTACATACATATTTTAAAGTTCCAGACGTGAGACGTTGTCAAATTACAGGATTACAAGGCTGTACTTTTGTGGATAAAACAAGAGAAGGTGCTATATATCAAGag gCAAGAGATGTTGTAACTATTGGAGAATGGACTGATAAAATCTACCAAAATACTCCTCAAGAGCATATAATAACCAATGTTGTGTCTGGTCGTAAGATGCGTATTCAGAAATATAACTTCCCAGATACAGTAATTTGGAATCCATGGGTGGATCAAGCTAAAGATATGTCAGATTTTGGTGATGACGAATATCCCAATATGGTCTGTGTAGAAGCTGGACATGTATCTAGTCCAGTAATTCTCTTACCAGGGACAGCATTTGAAGCTAGCCAAATTCTACAGGTTATGTGA